The Armatimonadota bacterium genomic interval GCGCAGGTCTTCAAACGCGAAGATGGCCCCACCATAGGCGATAAGCTTTTCCACGGTGGTTCCGTCAGTGTATGTGACCTTAACGCGCGCCACGACCGTGTCCGCCTCGGTGACGTTCGTGGTCGCCCACAGGAAGCGCAACTCGCCGGCCTTGCGGTCGCCGATGGCCATATCGATGGCCTTCGGCCACTCGCCGGCCGGGTTCAGCGAGCCCGCCATCCAGACCGGAGCGCCGATCGCAAACGTCGTGCCGGCCAACGTCAGTGCCGAGTCCTGGAATCAGGCTCGAGATTCGACGTATTGAAGCAGGAACTCCAAAGTCCACCGGTCGGACCATCGGAACTTTCGACAACATGAGAACATGTATGTGATAAGGAAATCTGTCTAATAGTAGCCGGAACACGTAAGGGCAGGGGAATAGCCCGGGGTACCTGGCAGGGCTATCGGATCATAATCTGCGGCTTATGTCTCCGAGGTCTGGCGCAGGCAGTCGGCACCGATGGGTCGCTGCGGGCATCTTTCCACCAGCGTTCCGACGGGACAGGCCACGGCCGAATTAGTGCGTTCACGAATCCATTTCAGGGCTAACGCAGCCCAATGCAGTCACGATGCGATAGCCCCGGGGTACGTGGTGGCCTCGACTCGAACCCATGACGAGATGCTCTGCGCCTGTGGCGCCCGCATCAGAGAGGAAACGGAGATGATCGTGTCCTTCGCTCGCGCGGCGGCTTTTGCCGGGCTGCTTGGGTGCGCGGCGCGTTTCGCGCCGGCCCAGGCGCCACGTACCATAACTTTTCAGGGGCGTCTGACCAACGCCGCGGGCGCCGCTCTGCCGGACGGCCCCCAAAACGTGATCTTCCGCCTGTACAACGGACGGGAGGGAGCGCTCGCTGTTACCCATGAGTTGCAGACCTTCAGCGGCGCCACCGTGACGCTTGCCCATTCCCCAGTGGTTGCCAACAGCGAGACTGTGGCGAAGGCGGACGGCACGTCCACCTACACTCGGGGAGGCGCCTACACGATAGACGACGCGACGGGTGTAATCACGCGAGTCAGCGCCGCGGCCATCCCGGATGGTACGCAGGTGAAGGTGGACTACCAGTATACGGCCGCGAAGCTCTGGGAAGAGATGAAGGCCGTGCAGGTTCGGGGTGGCCTGGTCAGCACCGCCCTGGGGGATGCCACGGCGTTCCCGGCCACATTGTCATTCGCCCAACCTCTCTACCTTGGCATGCAAGTGGGGGCGGACCCCGAGATGACGCCAAGGACGGCTCTGGCCAACGCGCCGTCCGCCCTCGCCCTGGCGCTGCCCTATGCGGACACCGCGGACATCCCGAATCCCGGAGCCGTGGTCTCCGTTACGAACCTGGGTAACGGTAACGTTATACATGCCGTCCAGGCTCCTTCCACCCTCTTCGACCCCTACCAAGGGATCCCGGCCGCCGTCTGGGGTAGCTCGCAGTGGACCGGGGTGCTCGGCACAGGAGCGAACGTCGGGGTGTGGGGACTTGGCATCGACGGTCCCGGCGTGTACGGCGAAACCTCCGCCGCGGGTGGTGGTCACCATGCCGCTGCTGTTGAGGGACGGAGCACCGCGGACTCCGGCGTGGCCGTTTTCGCGGGAGACAAGGAGCCTTACGGGATAGCCGGGATCCAGACGAACTTTCTCCTTCCGGCGACCCACATCTGGTGCGCGGAGAACGACAACCAGGTCTTCGCCGTTACGGCCGGTGGAGCCGTCTGTGGCCTCAGCTTCAACCAGTGCTCCGACGTTCGCTTCAAGCAGCGAATCGAGACCTTGCAGGACCCGCTGAACGCCATCACCGCCCTGAGAGGCGTCTCCTTCGAGTGGAACCCGAAAGGCGCCGGCCGCGCATTCCCATCGGGTAAGCAAATCGGGTTCGTCGCCCAGGAAGTGGAGAAGGTGCTGCCGCAGGTGGTGCATACGGACCAGGACGGCACCAAGTCGGTTGCCTACCAGAACGTTGTCCCGGTGCTGGTGGAGGCGATCAAGGCGCAACAGAAAGAGATCGCCGACCTTCGGCGGCAGGTTGCCGGATTGACCGCCCTGGAGGGCCCGC includes:
- a CDS encoding tail fiber domain-containing protein, with translation MIVSFARAAAFAGLLGCAARFAPAQAPRTITFQGRLTNAAGAALPDGPQNVIFRLYNGREGALAVTHELQTFSGATVTLAHSPVVANSETVAKADGTSTYTRGGAYTIDDATGVITRVSAAAIPDGTQVKVDYQYTAAKLWEEMKAVQVRGGLVSTALGDATAFPATLSFAQPLYLGMQVGADPEMTPRTALANAPSALALALPYADTADIPNPGAVVSVTNLGNGNVIHAVQAPSTLFDPYQGIPAAVWGSSQWTGVLGTGANVGVWGLGIDGPGVYGETSAAGGGHHAAAVEGRSTADSGVAVFAGDKEPYGIAGIQTNFLLPATHIWCAENDNQVFAVTAGGAVCGLSFNQCSDVRFKQRIETLQDPLNAITALRGVSFEWNPKGAGRAFPSGKQIGFVAQEVEKVLPQVVHTDQDGTKSVAYQNVVPVLVEAIKAQQKEIADLRRQVAGLTALEGPLKQRQMGAADHGAPRGGALTSERRGS